From a region of the Schistocerca nitens isolate TAMUIC-IGC-003100 chromosome 8, iqSchNite1.1, whole genome shotgun sequence genome:
- the LOC126199092 gene encoding 60S ribosomal protein L17, protein MGRYSHEPDNATKSCKARGSNLRVHFKNTRETAMALRRMPLRRAVKYLKNVVEKKECVPFRRFNGGVGRCAQAKQWGTTQGRWPKKSAEFLLQLLKNAESNADYKGLDVDRLVIEHIQVNRAPCLRRRTYRAHGRINPYMSSPCHIEVVLTEKEEVVAKATEEEPTKKKVSKKKLARQKEKMMRD, encoded by the exons ATGGGGCGGTATTCACACGAACCTGACAATGCTACAAAGTCGTGTAAAGCACGAGGATCTAACCTTCGTGTCCATTTTAAG AATACAAGGGAGACTGCAATGGCACTGAGGCGAATGCCACTGAGGAGAGCTGTCAAATATTTGAAGAACGTTGTTGAGAAGAAAGAATGTGTTCCATTTCGCAGATTCAATGGTGGAGTTGGTCGTTGTGCTCAG GCAAAGCAGTGGGGTACAACTCAGGGCCGCTGGcctaagaaatctgcagagttcttgcTTCAGTTATTGAAAAATGCAGAGTCAAATGCAGATTACAAGGGCTTGGATGTTGATCGTCTGGTCATAGAACATATTCAAGTGAACCGTGCGCCATGCCTGAGGAGAAGAACCTACCGTGCCCATGGAAGAATAAATC CATACATGAGCTCTCCCTGCCACATTGAGGTGGTTCTTACTGAAAAGGAGGAAGTTGTTGCGAAAGCAACTGAGGAAGAGCCCACAAAGAAGAAAGTGTCAAAGAAGAAATTGGCTAGGCAGAAAGAAAAGATGATGAGAGATTAA